One genomic window of Cystobacter ferrugineus includes the following:
- a CDS encoding DUF6055 domain-containing protein, with translation MRSPALLLAMGILGTGCVPDGGMTREEGVSGECTSGECNSSDTEGSSESSGSGESKLATACDPGTTTTTWATNCPTSPPACTAGTWRAGGPDPDHTNFKLIKESAHFAIYSDEAISDATAQSALDTLENTIWKFYFGSPIFFKEPLCNLTNKTKASIHVHSGWGLSGGAWSSTRMGMWIGPGALNDHWGLGHEFMHAVQSVSGGMTCNQSNTCGWIYESHANFMPHQLPEYRGEVHCSEMSVNAPHVYLGSTRDRYCNWQFMEFLKDKYCYSAVNEIWTSSPSNDPFSQIMKTRGWNISQLNDFFGEWAMHNVTWDYKDPPPTSGGNQGPTYRARYGSITTKSRPEQRLRLTQLEPLDGNYATNRRFVTPTGWAPQRWGYNIVRLYPEAGATSVTVTFRGVTQSGANSDWRWGLVATDSAITTPRYSAMQRGSDGALEFCINPGESLFLVVVGTPSVQKQIVWDQMYNTIHRYPWMVQLANAWPDGFKNGTQDACPTGTKRHSNGGGCVTNSVPASVYVGPYAQVLGGTVSGSARIEDHAVVLSGNVSGGTVTGLSVLTNGFGVSGSARVASTFYPLGFYEGQQSASGTAQIFGDVEYRGVGLNKSSGSYSGFVDSSTPSLSNPTDVTIAPPYAWRP, from the coding sequence TTGCGTTCCCCAGCCCTGCTGCTCGCGATGGGTATCCTCGGCACCGGGTGCGTTCCGGACGGAGGGATGACGCGGGAAGAGGGCGTCTCCGGCGAATGCACCAGCGGTGAATGTAACAGCAGCGACACGGAAGGCAGCAGCGAGTCCAGCGGCAGCGGCGAAAGCAAGCTGGCGACCGCGTGTGATCCCGGAACCACGACGACGACCTGGGCGACGAACTGTCCGACCTCACCGCCAGCCTGTACCGCGGGAACCTGGAGGGCGGGCGGACCGGATCCGGATCACACCAACTTCAAGCTGATCAAGGAGTCCGCGCACTTCGCCATCTATTCGGACGAGGCCATCTCCGACGCCACGGCCCAGAGCGCGCTCGACACGCTCGAGAACACGATCTGGAAGTTCTACTTCGGCTCGCCGATCTTCTTCAAGGAACCGCTCTGCAACCTGACGAACAAGACCAAGGCCAGCATCCACGTCCATTCCGGATGGGGCCTCTCCGGCGGCGCCTGGTCCTCGACGCGGATGGGCATGTGGATCGGCCCCGGCGCGCTCAATGACCACTGGGGACTCGGACACGAGTTCATGCACGCCGTGCAGAGCGTGAGCGGCGGCATGACGTGCAACCAGTCGAACACCTGCGGCTGGATCTACGAGAGCCACGCCAACTTCATGCCACACCAGCTCCCCGAGTACCGCGGCGAGGTGCACTGCTCGGAGATGTCCGTGAACGCGCCGCACGTCTATCTGGGCTCGACGCGTGATCGCTACTGCAACTGGCAGTTCATGGAGTTCTTGAAGGACAAATACTGCTACAGCGCGGTCAACGAAATCTGGACGAGCAGCCCGAGCAACGATCCCTTCTCGCAAATCATGAAGACGCGCGGCTGGAACATCAGCCAGCTCAACGACTTCTTCGGCGAGTGGGCGATGCACAACGTGACCTGGGATTACAAGGATCCGCCCCCCACCAGCGGAGGCAACCAGGGTCCGACCTACCGCGCCCGGTATGGCTCGATCACGACGAAGTCGAGGCCGGAGCAGCGCCTGCGGTTGACCCAGCTCGAACCGCTGGATGGGAACTACGCGACCAACCGGCGCTTCGTGACGCCGACCGGCTGGGCGCCGCAGCGCTGGGGCTACAACATCGTGCGGCTCTACCCGGAGGCGGGCGCCACGAGCGTGACCGTGACCTTCCGCGGCGTGACGCAGAGCGGCGCCAACTCCGATTGGCGCTGGGGGCTCGTCGCCACGGACAGCGCCATCACCACGCCACGCTATAGCGCCATGCAGCGCGGCTCGGACGGCGCGCTCGAGTTCTGCATCAATCCCGGCGAATCGCTCTTCCTCGTCGTGGTCGGAACGCCCTCGGTGCAGAAGCAGATCGTCTGGGATCAGATGTACAACACCATCCATCGCTACCCGTGGATGGTGCAGCTCGCGAATGCCTGGCCCGACGGGTTCAAGAACGGCACCCAGGACGCCTGCCCCACGGGAACGAAGCGCCACTCCAACGGCGGCGGCTGCGTCACCAACAGCGTTCCGGCGAGCGTGTACGTCGGCCCCTACGCGCAGGTGCTCGGCGGAACCGTGAGCGGCTCGGCGCGCATCGAGGATCACGCGGTGGTCCTGTCGGGCAACGTCTCCGGCGGCACCGTCACCGGGCTGTCGGTGCTGACGAACGGCTTCGGCGTGAGCGGCTCGGCCAGGGTCGCCTCCACGTTCTACCCGCTCGGCTTCTACGAGGGCCAGCAGTCGGCCTCGGGCACGGCGCAGATCTTCGGTGATGTCGAATACCGGGGCGTGGGCCTGAACAAGTCGAGCGGCTCCTACTCCGGTTTCGTCGACTCGAGCACCCCGTCCCTCTCCAATCCGACGGACGTCACGATCGCGCCGCCCTACGCCTGGCGGCCGTAG
- a CDS encoding carboxymuconolactone decarboxylase family protein, whose protein sequence is MKARINVAAVSPGAYRAMLGLEKYLSECSLEEGLLHLIKLRASQLNGCAYCIDMHWKDARALGETEQRLYGLNAWEESPYYTDRERAAFSWTESLTNLGEGHVPDSVYEAVKPHFSEQELADLTLAVAAINAWNRLAIASRTLPGGYTPAAHARKA, encoded by the coding sequence ATGAAAGCACGCATCAACGTCGCGGCTGTCTCCCCTGGGGCGTACCGGGCCATGCTGGGCCTCGAGAAGTACCTGAGCGAGTGCAGTCTGGAGGAGGGGTTGCTCCACCTCATCAAGCTGCGAGCCTCTCAGCTCAACGGCTGCGCCTACTGCATCGACATGCACTGGAAGGACGCACGTGCGCTCGGAGAGACGGAGCAGCGCCTGTACGGGCTGAATGCCTGGGAAGAGAGCCCCTACTACACGGATCGCGAGCGAGCGGCCTTCTCATGGACGGAGTCCCTCACGAACCTTGGGGAGGGGCACGTGCCGGATTCCGTCTATGAGGCCGTGAAGCCGCATTTCTCCGAACAGGAACTGGCCGACCTGACGCTCGCCGTGGCCGCCATCAACGCGTGGAACCGGCTCGCCATCGCCTCCCGCACGCTCCCAGGCGGATACACACCCGCGGCGCACGCTCGGAAGGCGTAG
- a CDS encoding esterase/lipase family protein translates to MMKNQLMHATTASRGRLPVLLVHGIDDDARSLAPLADGLTRAGFQEVRPVELKPNNGAAPISVLAEQVAEAANNLRSRTGSARVDVVAFSMGALVSRYYLQRLEGRNHVRRFVSISGPHEGTLMGWLRANPGARDMRPGSELLRALAADEAPFGDVQVFTLWTPLDLMILPARSSQLAGARERTIPVILHPLMLRDGRVLRSVEEALTVERPEDFPPLPARPEPPSLTWR, encoded by the coding sequence ATGATGAAGAACCAGTTGATGCACGCCACCACGGCATCACGCGGACGGTTGCCCGTGCTGCTGGTGCATGGCATCGATGACGATGCGCGCTCCCTGGCGCCGCTCGCGGACGGGTTGACGCGGGCCGGTTTCCAGGAGGTGCGGCCCGTCGAGCTGAAGCCCAACAACGGGGCGGCACCCATCTCCGTCCTGGCCGAGCAGGTGGCCGAAGCGGCCAACAACCTGCGCTCGCGCACGGGCAGCGCACGAGTCGACGTGGTGGCCTTCAGCATGGGGGCACTCGTCAGCCGCTACTACCTGCAACGACTGGAGGGCCGGAACCACGTGCGCCGCTTCGTGTCCATTTCCGGCCCCCACGAGGGAACGCTGATGGGGTGGCTGAGAGCCAATCCCGGGGCACGTGACATGCGGCCCGGGAGCGAGCTGCTGCGGGCGCTCGCCGCCGATGAGGCCCCCTTCGGGGACGTCCAGGTCTTCACCCTCTGGACGCCGCTCGACCTGATGATCCTCCCCGCGCGCTCCTCTCAGCTCGCCGGGGCGAGGGAGCGCACCATCCCCGTCATCCTCCACCCGCTGATGCTGCGCGATGGGCGGGTCCTGCGCTCGGTGGAAGAGGCCCTCACGGTGGAGCGTCCGGAGGACTTCCCGCCCCTGCCGGCACGCCCTGAGCCTCCGTCACTCACGTGGCGCTGA
- a CDS encoding ATP-binding protein produces the protein MRQRAARQSMERLLRLQAVTSELSQALTPEQVASVIVGQAGPAMGACEACIYLLSEPGMLRLVQSIGLSEKAIARWQWLPVTAPVPIAQAARTEKPVWVESLESFRQRYPALDDMPLSQNGAWAFLPLYVERRLLGVLAMGFPLGRGFVAEDKDFACLISRQCAQALERALFYARERELREAAERARAEAEEHRRLLELEHRRLQAVLQQLPQGVLLAEAPSGRMVMANDRALRLGKCSVPVYLDWLLKEYSSTRGFHPDGRPYLPSEWPLVRALSGEEVHGDVMEFPDTEGPSLTLEVNAGPVRDAEGRVTAAVAVIEDITERLRMERALREGECVFRRIMESDMMGLSFCDRDGVLLEANDAFLSLVGHDREEVRRGDLHWRELLPPESEAVAGKLRELWMRGASPTFELELLRGDGGRVPVLTGAAWVEEQNRILTFVLDLSDLKRAEGALRFLATASRVLGQSLEVSDATLQDVAGLASLSVASWCVIDLATPEGLLRRAAVAHREEARAERLRRGWPLPPLSDSGGPLLDAMHSGEPLLFQDFGVETWRYLAPGSVPEAEDMPDEVCSVLVVPLRSHERTLGLITLGSCSQRRHFGIEDISLGQELAHRVAAALESARLFTDSQRAVRLRDEFLAVASHELKTPLTPLRLQLQGLRRVVESLGGRSVDPERVLRAARICEAQVRKLSGLVNDLLDVSRMAQGRLLLRLEQVDLVTIARDVLAQFSDEASRAGCAVELWAGAPVVGQWDRVRLEQVVINLLTNALKYGAGRPVHVRVWVEGGVARLSVRDEGIGIAPEHRSRIFGKFERAVSERHYGGLGLGLHITQQIVQAFGGSIRVESEPGRGSTFTVELPTGVHAMLAHPAT, from the coding sequence ATGCGGCAGCGGGCGGCGCGGCAATCGATGGAGCGGCTGCTGCGGTTGCAGGCGGTGACGAGCGAGCTGTCGCAGGCGCTCACGCCCGAGCAGGTGGCCAGTGTCATCGTCGGGCAGGCGGGGCCGGCCATGGGCGCGTGCGAGGCTTGCATCTATCTCCTCTCGGAGCCCGGGATGCTGCGCCTCGTTCAATCGATAGGGCTGTCCGAGAAGGCCATCGCGCGCTGGCAGTGGCTGCCCGTGACCGCGCCTGTCCCCATTGCTCAGGCCGCGCGCACGGAGAAGCCCGTCTGGGTCGAGTCGCTGGAGTCCTTCCGCCAGCGCTATCCGGCTCTCGACGACATGCCCTTGAGCCAGAATGGCGCGTGGGCGTTCCTGCCACTGTACGTGGAGCGACGGTTGCTCGGCGTGTTGGCGATGGGCTTTCCGTTGGGGCGGGGCTTCGTGGCGGAGGACAAGGACTTCGCCTGTCTCATCTCCAGGCAATGCGCGCAGGCGTTGGAGCGTGCCCTCTTCTATGCGCGCGAGCGGGAGCTGCGCGAGGCGGCGGAGCGGGCGCGGGCCGAGGCCGAGGAGCACCGCCGCCTGCTGGAATTGGAGCATCGCCGTCTCCAGGCCGTGCTCCAGCAACTGCCGCAGGGCGTCCTGCTCGCCGAGGCCCCGAGTGGCCGGATGGTGATGGCCAATGACCGGGCGCTGCGACTCGGGAAATGCTCCGTCCCCGTGTATCTCGACTGGCTCCTGAAGGAGTACTCCTCCACCCGTGGTTTCCACCCGGACGGGCGGCCCTATCTTCCGAGCGAGTGGCCCCTGGTTCGTGCTCTCTCCGGGGAGGAGGTGCACGGCGATGTCATGGAATTTCCCGACACCGAGGGCCCCTCGCTCACGCTCGAGGTGAACGCCGGACCGGTGCGCGACGCGGAGGGCCGGGTGACGGCAGCGGTGGCCGTCATCGAGGACATCACCGAGCGGCTGCGGATGGAGCGGGCCCTGCGCGAGGGGGAGTGCGTGTTCCGCCGCATCATGGAGTCCGACATGATGGGGTTGTCCTTCTGCGACCGGGACGGCGTCCTGCTCGAGGCCAATGACGCCTTCCTCTCGCTCGTCGGCCACGACCGGGAGGAGGTGCGGCGGGGCGATCTGCACTGGCGCGAGCTGTTGCCTCCGGAGAGCGAGGCGGTCGCTGGCAAGCTGCGCGAGCTGTGGATGCGCGGCGCGTCCCCCACCTTCGAGCTGGAGCTGCTGCGCGGGGATGGTGGCCGCGTGCCGGTGCTGACGGGCGCGGCGTGGGTGGAGGAGCAGAACCGCATCCTCACCTTCGTGTTGGATCTGTCTGACCTCAAGCGGGCGGAAGGTGCGCTGCGCTTCCTCGCCACGGCCAGCCGCGTCCTGGGCCAGTCGCTGGAGGTGTCCGACGCCACGCTCCAGGACGTGGCGGGTCTCGCGAGTCTCTCGGTGGCCTCCTGGTGTGTCATCGACCTGGCCACGCCCGAGGGGCTCCTGCGCAGGGCGGCCGTGGCCCACCGGGAGGAGGCGCGCGCGGAGCGGCTGCGGCGGGGGTGGCCGTTGCCCCCGCTGAGTGATTCGGGGGGACCCCTGCTGGACGCGATGCACTCGGGTGAGCCGCTGCTCTTCCAGGACTTCGGCGTGGAGACGTGGCGCTACCTGGCCCCGGGCTCCGTGCCCGAGGCCGAGGACATGCCGGACGAGGTCTGCTCGGTGCTGGTGGTGCCGCTGCGCTCGCACGAGCGCACCCTGGGCCTCATCACCCTGGGCTCCTGTTCGCAGCGGCGGCACTTCGGCATCGAGGACATCTCCCTGGGTCAGGAGTTGGCGCACCGTGTGGCGGCGGCGCTGGAGAGCGCGCGGCTCTTCACGGATTCGCAGCGCGCGGTGCGTCTGCGCGACGAGTTCCTCGCGGTGGCATCGCACGAGCTGAAGACGCCGCTCACGCCGCTGCGGCTGCAACTCCAGGGACTGCGGCGGGTGGTCGAGTCGCTGGGGGGCCGGTCCGTGGACCCAGAGCGCGTGCTCCGGGCCGCGCGGATCTGCGAGGCCCAGGTGCGCAAGCTGTCGGGGCTGGTGAATGATTTGCTGGACGTTTCCCGGATGGCTCAGGGCCGGCTCCTGTTGCGCCTGGAGCAGGTGGACCTGGTGACGATCGCGCGGGACGTGCTCGCGCAGTTCTCGGACGAGGCCTCGCGCGCGGGTTGCGCGGTGGAGCTGTGGGCCGGAGCGCCCGTGGTGGGTCAGTGGGACCGGGTGCGACTGGAGCAGGTGGTGATCAACCTGCTGACCAACGCGCTCAAATACGGCGCGGGCCGGCCCGTGCACGTGCGTGTCTGGGTGGAAGGAGGCGTGGCGCGGTTGTCGGTGCGGGACGAGGGCATCGGCATCGCGCCGGAGCACCGCTCGCGCATCTTCGGCAAGTTCGAGCGCGCCGTGTCCGAGCGCCACTATGGCGGGCTGGGCCTGGGGCTCCACATCACGCAGCAGATCGTCCAGGCGTTCGGGGGCTCCATCCGGGTGGAGAGCGAGCCGGGCCGGGGCTCGACCTTCACCGTGGAGCTCCCCACCGGGGTGCATGCCATGCTCGCGCACCCCGCCACCTGA
- a CDS encoding family 43 glycosylhydrolase: MSGRYADPDMKFYNGRYWVYPTYSAPYNEQTYLDAFSSPDLINWTKHSKVLDKVNVSWATRAIWAPSPIFRNNTYYLYFGANDIQNDGQLGGIGVAKSDNPAGPFVDAIGRPLIGKFVNGAQPIDQNIFIDDDGQAYLYYGGHGHCNVVKVNADMISLDSSSFKEITPSGYVEGALMFKRQGKYYLMWSEGGWTGPDYRVSYAIANSPLGPFPKLGTILSQNAAIGTGSGHNTVINVPGTDDWYIFYHRRPLGETDGNHRVLAYDRMYFNSDGTIKPVEMSSQDNFCDGNALGWSTYGATWSVANGRYVTPQVPDAKALLNTNFSALIYEADVTPGASGDAGLMFRVSSPGAGLDAYKGYYAGIAAGSDRVVLGKAGGGTWTELASAAATIDPNVTYHLSVQAIGSRISVYLNRSTTPIVTAIDSTYASGAIGLRAHDSAAAFDNVNTSKPPGATFYADGGFGGLGISLSPGNYTLTQLNAAGIPNDWMSSLRVPAGWTVDVYADDNFTGTMWKFTADASLIPPEANDKMSSVKIFAP; encoded by the coding sequence GTGAGCGGCCGGTACGCCGACCCGGACATGAAGTTCTACAATGGCCGGTACTGGGTCTATCCGACGTACTCCGCCCCGTATAACGAGCAGACCTATCTGGATGCCTTTTCGTCCCCGGATCTCATCAACTGGACGAAGCACTCCAAGGTGTTGGACAAGGTGAACGTGTCCTGGGCCACCCGGGCGATCTGGGCGCCGTCGCCCATCTTCCGCAACAACACCTATTATCTCTATTTCGGGGCCAACGACATCCAGAACGACGGACAGCTCGGCGGTATCGGGGTCGCGAAGTCGGACAATCCCGCCGGGCCCTTCGTCGACGCGATTGGCCGTCCCCTGATCGGCAAGTTCGTCAACGGAGCGCAGCCGATCGATCAGAACATCTTCATCGACGATGACGGCCAGGCGTATCTCTATTATGGCGGTCACGGCCACTGCAACGTCGTCAAGGTCAACGCTGACATGATCAGCCTGGACAGCTCCTCCTTCAAGGAGATCACGCCGTCGGGCTACGTCGAGGGCGCGCTGATGTTCAAGCGCCAGGGGAAGTATTACCTGATGTGGTCCGAGGGCGGGTGGACGGGACCGGACTACCGCGTGTCGTATGCCATTGCCAACTCGCCGCTGGGGCCCTTCCCCAAGCTGGGGACGATCCTCAGCCAGAACGCGGCCATCGGCACCGGATCGGGTCACAACACGGTGATCAACGTTCCTGGGACGGACGATTGGTACATCTTCTACCACCGCCGTCCACTCGGGGAGACGGACGGGAATCACCGCGTGCTCGCCTACGATCGCATGTATTTCAACAGCGACGGGACGATCAAGCCGGTGGAGATGAGCAGCCAGGACAACTTCTGCGATGGCAACGCGCTGGGCTGGAGCACCTACGGTGCGACGTGGTCCGTAGCGAATGGCCGGTATGTCACTCCGCAGGTGCCCGACGCGAAGGCCTTGTTGAACACCAACTTCTCCGCGCTGATCTACGAAGCCGACGTCACGCCGGGCGCCTCCGGGGACGCGGGCTTGATGTTCCGGGTGAGCAGCCCGGGCGCCGGGCTCGACGCCTACAAGGGGTACTACGCTGGCATCGCCGCGGGCAGCGACAGGGTGGTGCTGGGCAAGGCGGGTGGGGGGACCTGGACCGAGCTCGCGAGTGCCGCCGCGACGATCGATCCGAACGTCACCTACCACCTCTCGGTCCAGGCCATTGGCAGCCGCATCTCGGTCTATCTGAACCGTTCGACGACCCCCATCGTCACGGCCATCGACTCCACGTATGCCTCGGGTGCGATTGGACTCCGGGCTCATGACAGCGCGGCCGCATTCGACAACGTGAATACCTCGAAGCCGCCCGGGGCCACCTTCTACGCGGACGGCGGGTTCGGCGGTCTCGGGATCTCGCTGAGCCCCGGGAACTACACGCTCACGCAGCTCAACGCGGCGGGCATCCCCAACGACTGGATGAGCTCGCTCAGGGTCCCCGCCGGCTGGACGGTGGATGTCTATGCGGACGACAACTTCACCGGGACGATGTGGAAGTTCACGGCGGATGCGTCGCTGATCCCGCCGGAAGCCAACGACAAGATGTCCTCGGTGAAGATCTTCGCGCCGTAG
- a CDS encoding TonB-dependent receptor, which yields MKRRTPSPVVATLLLAWPALAASQPAEPLPPQQPSSTPAQEPPPEGSEDTALSLGEVVQVQGRGVGPLSSAEVLTSVNILGREQLEQENANEPLELLRRAPAVYVDTYNQGIVGSELGIRGFSTQGETAHTRLLIDGIPSNLHIGVSELKSVFPMEIERMEVVKGTNDPRYGLNNVAGNVNVHTRRSGNERKVRLLGGSFVTLEPQVMAGFDDGRLAQTYFAAYRHANGYRANSDTNRLAASGKWFLELDERWRVGLVLRGMNLAAQAPGYLTLDESRLDPTASVDYATSDGGTQRNLHASLHVDHDFSSSLSWSLKAYGQGFRRTRWVRQSSESSQQERIENEKQYGAISVLTLRTDELGLQGFSAEWGVDYQFQDNLHQRYRTRERERTGGPVRHHDFGFHSFGTYVQARAWPLDMLKLVAGLRVDGLAGRLRDRLSGQEYGINDSGPIWQPKLSAVFTPLYGHNLYANYGRTFQTGVGIGAYQTQAERLAPSLNDGWEVGYKSNPLSWLTGRVSYWQQHASNEVQLKFDNSGDSENLGQTLRRGFDVELTLQPLEPLLVWGAFSRHVSEQVEPGPAFPERKGKELNHVPDFSAKAGVDYRPLPALRTSLWMYAQGDYYLDKENTLGQYGDYLTLNLDLSYELTSWLQVAVQVKNLLDARYSSSVWYRDFEADAVLYNPADGRSFYVSTTATF from the coding sequence GTGAAGCGAAGAACCCCATCCCCTGTCGTGGCCACGCTGCTGCTGGCGTGGCCGGCACTCGCCGCGTCCCAGCCAGCGGAGCCGCTTCCACCCCAGCAGCCCTCCTCCACGCCCGCCCAGGAGCCGCCGCCCGAGGGCAGTGAGGACACGGCCCTCTCCCTGGGAGAGGTCGTCCAGGTGCAGGGCCGGGGTGTGGGCCCGCTCTCCAGCGCCGAGGTGCTCACCTCCGTCAACATCCTGGGCCGGGAGCAGCTCGAGCAGGAGAACGCCAACGAGCCCCTGGAGCTGCTGCGACGTGCTCCGGCCGTCTACGTGGACACCTACAACCAGGGCATCGTCGGCTCCGAGCTGGGCATCCGTGGATTCAGCACCCAGGGGGAGACGGCACACACCCGGCTGCTCATCGACGGCATTCCCAGCAACCTGCACATCGGTGTGAGCGAGCTCAAGTCGGTCTTCCCGATGGAGATCGAGCGCATGGAGGTGGTCAAGGGAACGAATGATCCGCGCTACGGCCTCAACAACGTGGCCGGCAACGTCAACGTACACACCCGGCGCAGTGGCAACGAGCGCAAGGTGCGCCTGCTGGGCGGCAGCTTCGTCACGCTGGAGCCCCAGGTCATGGCGGGGTTCGACGATGGACGGCTGGCGCAGACGTACTTCGCCGCGTACCGCCACGCCAACGGCTACCGCGCGAACTCGGACACGAACCGGCTGGCCGCCTCCGGCAAGTGGTTCCTCGAGCTCGATGAGCGCTGGCGGGTGGGTCTCGTCCTCCGGGGCATGAACCTGGCGGCCCAGGCCCCCGGCTACCTCACGCTCGACGAGTCGCGCCTGGACCCCACCGCCTCGGTGGACTACGCGACCAGCGACGGGGGCACGCAGCGCAACCTGCACGCCAGCCTGCACGTGGACCACGACTTCTCCTCGTCACTCTCCTGGTCCCTCAAGGCCTACGGGCAGGGCTTCCGGCGAACCCGCTGGGTACGCCAGAGCTCCGAGTCCAGCCAGCAGGAGCGCATCGAGAACGAGAAGCAGTACGGCGCCATCTCCGTGCTCACGCTGCGCACCGATGAGCTGGGCCTCCAGGGCTTCTCCGCCGAGTGGGGCGTGGACTACCAGTTCCAGGACAATCTCCACCAGCGCTACCGCACCCGCGAGCGCGAGCGCACCGGGGGCCCGGTACGCCATCACGACTTCGGCTTCCACTCCTTCGGCACCTACGTGCAGGCGCGTGCCTGGCCCCTGGACATGCTCAAGCTCGTGGCCGGCTTGCGGGTGGACGGACTGGCGGGCCGCTTACGCGACCGGCTCTCCGGGCAGGAGTACGGCATCAACGACTCCGGCCCCATCTGGCAGCCCAAGCTGAGCGCCGTCTTCACTCCACTGTACGGCCACAACCTGTACGCCAACTATGGCCGCACCTTCCAGACGGGAGTGGGCATCGGCGCCTATCAGACCCAGGCCGAGCGCCTGGCCCCCTCGCTCAACGACGGCTGGGAGGTGGGTTACAAGAGCAACCCGCTCTCCTGGCTCACCGGGCGCGTGTCCTACTGGCAGCAGCACGCGAGCAACGAGGTGCAGCTCAAGTTCGACAACTCGGGTGACTCGGAGAACCTGGGCCAGACGTTGCGCCGGGGCTTCGATGTGGAGCTCACCCTCCAGCCGCTGGAGCCGCTCCTGGTGTGGGGGGCCTTCAGCCGCCATGTCTCCGAGCAGGTGGAGCCCGGGCCGGCCTTCCCCGAGCGCAAGGGCAAGGAGTTGAATCACGTGCCGGACTTCAGCGCCAAGGCGGGCGTGGACTACCGGCCCCTGCCCGCCCTGCGCACCTCGCTCTGGATGTACGCGCAGGGCGACTACTACCTGGACAAGGAGAACACCCTCGGCCAGTACGGCGACTACCTGACGCTCAACCTGGATCTGTCCTACGAGCTGACGTCCTGGCTCCAGGTGGCCGTCCAGGTGAAGAACCTGCTCGACGCCCGCTACTCCTCCTCCGTCTGGTACCGGGACTTCGAGGCCGACGCCGTCCTCTACAACCCCGCCGACGGGCGCTCCTTCTACGTCTCCACCACGGCGACCTTCTAG